The Mytilus edulis chromosome 5, xbMytEdul2.2, whole genome shotgun sequence genomic interval TATGATTGGAGAAACATATTGATGATAATGGCGGGTATAATTTTAAATGGCGCTGTTTGTGGAATGCTTATAAGACCACTTAAACTGAAACAAAAAGAAGTCGAATGTGACTCGGATCATATTTACGATGAAGTAGTTGAGGTAGTTGAAGAAAATGAAAGAGGAAAGTTGGGAGAGGAATCTAGACCTTTTCTTCAAGTCGCGCAACCTCAAAGCAAAAAGGAGCAGAAAACACCGAAAAACGGACGAATTACGAAATCTTTGGATGACATGACGCAATATGATAATAATTCAATTATAGCAGGTGATGAAATTGGTGAGGGGAGTGTGACATATAATAAACCATTCAGATCCTTGCCAAATATAATGCACAGCAATACGTCAATCCTTTCTACTTTTCTTCAACAAAAAACGTATTCAAGTAAATGTTATGTTCTTACGTCTTGTATAACAGAAGTGTTCACTGAAGTTTTTGACTTTTCACTTTTAGGCAACGCTTCATTTGTGTTGATATGTATAGGTAATATATTCGGCGCTGCGGCATATTATATCCCGTTTATGTACCTAGTGGATAGAGCTCTAATGTTAGGAATACCAAGTACAGAAGCTGCAATATTACTTTCTGTGATAGGTAAGTAGTTTAGTTGTTCGGAAATAAGACTTTTGGtgttcaatgctcttcaacttcgtactttatttttgccttttaaacattttttgattcgagcgtcactgatgagtcttttgtagacgaaacgcgcgtctggcgtaaatataaaattttaatcctggcatctatctatgatgagtttatttgtaaagatcttaaataaaaatattttaaaaaaatgtataaactaaaaacaaagaaaaattgaaaatacaaaaatatatgaagaAACAAAAGGTTATAAAAACATTAAACGTTTTTTTATATGCTTCGATAAAAGAAAATTCCATATCAATTTATTTGGAAACATTTTCTAGTCATGAGCCGGGAAGTAAACATCAGTACGTTAATGGTTTTCTGTAACGAACGTAGAATAAGTTTAGGACCATGATtttataaaagagaggcgaaacaTATCAAACGGACAataaaactcataagtcgaaaataaaccgacaatgCCATGGCAATAGAACAAAagactaaaatacaaaaatacagtaCACTAAACCAGCAAAGACAAATTAAAGACTGATAATTCATTGATATACACGAATAGCATTTTCTATACAAAATGAAGGCGAATGAAGGTTTTTTATAAACCATATCGATATagtcttaaggtggtatgggtgtctttctcCATCTtagattgtaaaaaacagagaatcaaaggtccagattttcaatcaagttagcaaaatttgatgcaggaatgcagatgtttaatgtacattttcatttaaaagtaccaatttataagaatataacttctaaatattgatatatttgcaaatgttaattatttttggttgtttttattttatttttaaattggcattttaaggggaggtaactctaataAAGTGCATTTTTTGGAgaattctgtatggaattttcctattttgtattttagccggaaaagacgtacggtgaccctatcttttcttttgatattctcaaagcagtgtctgaaagctatctattcctgaagtatttcacaattctatcattttgtttagtttctaatcacaaaatggtgttttttcctgtataatccatacaaaatgtgtcattttgtcccgtcctgtagcttgagaaaatgcgcggtgacctatcatttttattatatttttcaacatgtatcaatagatacaacgttttggcaaagtatgaacaaattctatcatttttattttagactcccataccaccttaaatatgaaattaaattaaaaaaaatgtatttcttcgATGTATAAAGATAACAACACGAGATTGATAACAGCATTTGTCTCAGCATCTAGTAATATTTCCTAATatcaaatgtgttttataaattacataaattatACGTTCAATTTATGTTATAATTATGTATATTCcataaattggttttttttttaattatttaggtGTCATGAACATAATTGGTCGAATACTGTCCGGAGTTTTAGCTAACATGAAGAAGGTCAATGCTCTGGTGTTAAATAATATTGCTCTTTTTATAGCGGCCGTAGCACTATTTTTGCAGCCTCTTTGTACAAAATATTCTCTCCTGGTGGTATTCGGAGTAGTATTTGGGTTATGTGTAGGTATGTTGAATAATTTTATGTTactatatttaaacattttttttcaacgcATGAAAGTTATTGATTTCAACTGGAAATTCGTTACAACTACATGTTTGATAAGGCACACTGCTTTGGCCAAACgcacttttcgtctacataacactcgTCAGTAGCGCACGAATAGATAAAATGGAAGGCCAAATCAAgcacgaagttaaagagcattgcaAGTCGAAATTCCGACAATTTGTGCATAATACGACTTAGGCCACCAATGTCTTGGTGAAGGAAAAGCTTTATAATG includes:
- the LOC139524122 gene encoding monocarboxylate transporter 12-like; protein product: MKTLPKSPDGGWGWVVVSSSLMCNILVDGIGLAYGVLLPKFADYFQASKSKVSLVGSVMIGTYMCTGPFASGLVNKFGCRMVSIAGSLIAAAGVIIGSFSPNLDILIVTYGVIGGLGFGMMYLPSIVSVGLYFDKKRPIATGIAVCGSGIGTFIFSPFLEFLSEIYDWRNILMIMAGIILNGAVCGMLIRPLKLKQKEVECDSDHIYDEVVEVVEENERGKLGEESRPFLQVAQPQSKKEQKTPKNGRITKSLDDMTQYDNNSIIAGDEIGEGSVTYNKPFRSLPNIMHSNTSILSTFLQQKTYSSKCYVLTSCITEVFTEVFDFSLLGNASFVLICIGNIFGAAAYYIPFMYLVDRALMLGIPSTEAAILLSVIGVMNIIGRILSGVLANMKKVNALVLNNIALFIAAVALFLQPLCTKYSLLVVFGVVFGLCVATYVSLAPIILCDLLGVERLANSFGLLGVARGIASVIGPLLAGMILQATGNYDASFYLGGGMFLMASILHFMIMLPCTKRLTDLHAKKETAST